The following DNA comes from Cellulophaga sp. HaHa_2_95.
AAACTATCTTTATCTTTCTCTGTGCTTGTTTGTAGGTATGATTTATAGAGCGTAAAGAGCTGCTCTGTGCTCGATGCATATTCTAATCCTGAGATAAGTTCAATAAAGCTTTCTATGCTATATATTTCTGGAGCGAATATCGTTTGGTGTATATTTTTAGAAATGGTATTTTTTAAAAAAGTACCGGCTCTTTTACTGGGTAGTACAAAAATGGTATCGGTAAGATTAGTACCGTTATCTAGTAATTCCTGAACGACTTCTTCTATGAAACTTTGCATCATATAAAAATAAAAAAAGCTCCGCAATTGCGGAGCTTTTAACTATAAATTTGAATTGAACTTTTAGTTATTATTTAACTAAGTTAATTTCAACTCTTCTGTTTTGAGTTCTACCAGCTCTTGTACTGTTAGAAGCGATAGGCTTCTCTTCACCGTAACCAATTGCAGATAATCTGAATTCTTCGATTCCTTTTTCTACTAAAAATTCTTTTACAGAAAGAGCACGAGACTCAGATAAACTTTGGTTCAATTTAGCAGAACCAACGCTATCAGTATGACCTTCTACAGTAAATTTAGCATTAGGATATTCTTTTAAGATTGTGATAATGTCAACCATAACTGAAGTAGACTCAGCTTTGATAGAAGATTTACCTGTATCAAATAAGATAGTTCTAGCATAGTCATTCAATTTTTTCTGAACTTCTTCAGTAACTTCAGGACAACCTTTGTTAGCTACAGTACCAGCAACATCTGGACACATATCATCTTTATCTAATACACCGTCACCGTCTTTATCTAAGAAAGGACAACCTTTGTTAGAAGCAGGACCAGCTTCAGCAGGACACTCATCATCTTTATCAGCAACACCGTCACCATCAGCATCTGGACAACCTTTTAAGGCAGCAGTACCAGCTTCGTTAGGACAAGCATCATCTTTATCAGCAACACCATCGCCATCAGCATCTGGACATCCGTTCATTTCTTTAGAACCAGCTTCATTAGGACAAGCATCTTTGCTATCTTCGATACCATCACCGTCAGCATCTGGACAACCGTTGAAAGCTTCTAAACCAGCAACTTCTGGACAAGCATCATCTTTGTCATAAACACCATCACCATCTGTATCAGTACCACCAAATTTGATGCTAAGACCAGCTAAGTGCTGCATGTGAGGAGCTAAGTAATCTTCGAAAGAATGCTTATATTGAGTTTGTAAAGTTAAACCGATGTTCTCAGTAAACCAGATATTAACACCAATACCACCGTTAGCTGTACCAGCTCCGATTTCATCAATCCAAGTATAACCACCACCGATTTCAACGAAAGGATCAACTACTGTATTTTTTAAAATGTTGTATTTAATAGTACCATCAAGAGCGTAGTGAGATAAATCATCAACAGATACATCACCTAACTTGTCGATTCTGTTTAAAGAACCTCTAGCTCCAACAGAAAATCCGTCACCAACGTATCTAGAAACAGATACATAAGAGATAGAAGGAAGGATATTCCAGTGATCAGTAGCGTTGAAATACTCATTTCCAAAAGAACTTACATCACTAGTTGGATAAACATCAATTGCGTTTACACCAAAACCAACTTGCCATGGATTATTCTCGTCTTGCGCTTGAATGCTGTTAAATCCTACAAAAAGTAGGGCAACAACCAATAATTTGCTAAGATGTTTCATTTTATTATATTTAAGTTTAAGGGTTTATTAGCTGCAAATGTAAGTTGTTAAGAATTATTAACAAAATCAATTTGTTATTTTTTTTAACACAAATAAAGCATTAAATGATGCATTTAAACGATTTTCAGCGTTTTTCCTACCTCCGTGAAGGCTGAAATAGCTTTATCTAAGTGTTCTTTTGTGTGCGCAGCAGACAATTGAACCCTAATTCTGGCCTTATCTTTAGGTACAACTGGAAAAAAGAAGCCTATCACATAGATACCTTTCTCTAATAATAGGTCTGCCATCTGCTGTGATAATTTTGCATCATAGAGCATTACGGGCACAATTGCAGAATCTCCTTCTATAATGTCAAAACCTGCAGCTTTCATGCCTTTTTTGAAATATAGCGTATTTTCCTCAAGCTTATCTCTTAAAGAAGTATCTCTTTTTAACATCTCAAACACTTTTATAGAAGCACCTACGATAGCGGGTGCTAATGAGTTTGAAAACAAATAAGGTCTTGAACGTTGGCGCAACATTTCAATAATCTCTTTTTTACCGGTAGTATAACCACCCATAGCACCACCTAATGCTTTACCAAGCGTGCCTGTAATAATATCTATTCTTCCTAAAACACCCTTTTCTTCTAATGTTCCTCTTCCTGTAGCACCAATGAATCCTGCAGAATGGCATTCATCAATCATGACTAAAGCATCATATTTGTCTGCTAAGTCACATATCTCATCTAATGGCGCTAGGACACCATCCATAGAGAATACGCCATCCGTAACAATAATTTTAAAACGAGCACCTGCTTCATTTGCCTTTCTTAATTGCTCTTCTAGGTCTGCCATATCATTATTAGCATACCTGTAACGCATTGCTTTACATAATCTAACACCATCAATAATAGAAGCATGATTTAGAGAATCAGAGATAATGGCATCTTCTGCAGACAGCAGGGGTTCAAAAACACCACCATTAGCATCAAAGGCAGCGGCATATAATATTGTGTCTTCAGTTTGATAAAAATCTGCTATGGTACTTTCTAAAGTTTTATGGATGTCTTGTGTTCCACAAATAAAACGAACAGATGACATTCCAAAACCATGACTGTCTAAGGTGTCCTTTGCAGCTTGTACTACTTCTGGATGTGATGATAGACCAAGATAATTATTAGCGCAAAAATTAATAACTTCTTC
Coding sequences within:
- a CDS encoding OmpA family protein, whose amino-acid sequence is MKHLSKLLVVALLFVGFNSIQAQDENNPWQVGFGVNAIDVYPTSDVSSFGNEYFNATDHWNILPSISYVSVSRYVGDGFSVGARGSLNRIDKLGDVSVDDLSHYALDGTIKYNILKNTVVDPFVEIGGGYTWIDEIGAGTANGGIGVNIWFTENIGLTLQTQYKHSFEDYLAPHMQHLAGLSIKFGGTDTDGDGVYDKDDACPEVAGLEAFNGCPDADGDGIEDSKDACPNEAGSKEMNGCPDADGDGVADKDDACPNEAGTAALKGCPDADGDGVADKDDECPAEAGPASNKGCPFLDKDGDGVLDKDDMCPDVAGTVANKGCPEVTEEVQKKLNDYARTILFDTGKSSIKAESTSVMVDIITILKEYPNAKFTVEGHTDSVGSAKLNQSLSESRALSVKEFLVEKGIEEFRLSAIGYGEEKPIASNSTRAGRTQNRRVEINLVK
- the kbl gene encoding glycine C-acetyltransferase, encoding MYGNIKNYLTEELEHIKESGLFKKERIITTPQDAVIKISTGEEVINFCANNYLGLSSHPEVVQAAKDTLDSHGFGMSSVRFICGTQDIHKTLESTIADFYQTEDTILYAAAFDANGGVFEPLLSAEDAIISDSLNHASIIDGVRLCKAMRYRYANNDMADLEEQLRKANEAGARFKIIVTDGVFSMDGVLAPLDEICDLADKYDALVMIDECHSAGFIGATGRGTLEEKGVLGRIDIITGTLGKALGGAMGGYTTGKKEIIEMLRQRSRPYLFSNSLAPAIVGASIKVFEMLKRDTSLRDKLEENTLYFKKGMKAAGFDIIEGDSAIVPVMLYDAKLSQQMADLLLEKGIYVIGFFFPVVPKDKARIRVQLSAAHTKEHLDKAISAFTEVGKTLKIV